ATCGTTTTAACAGCTTGCCCAACAcctatttctctttgaatagaGAATCGTGCCCACGCCTTTTTGCTCGTCACCTCTCCCTTGACCATATATGGTAAAAATATTCACACCTTTGGAGGTAACAGAAGGACGAGCTAAATGGGCCATTTAAAGCGGTCTGAATAGTTTGATGATTGTGTCGACCCTCGTGGAAACAACTGAAACTAACTGTTCTTGACCGACAGCACGAGAATTCAAGTGGCACTTTTGAAAGTGAAATGCGTTGAATATTCAAGACTTGTAAACGACATCTTTTAAACTAACGTCGTCTTACATGTATTGATTGAGATTACGCAAGGTTAAGTACTGTGTGCTCTTCACAGATTTATCAAGACCTCTTTTACCAACGAGTGAACAAAGATAGAAGCTGTGAACCCGAAATCTTTGATTTACAGCCACGAGTTACTCCTTAGAGCGTAACATTTCCAACATTTCCAACGAAGATTTCAGCGCCCCTTGATAtttaaaaaacacttttaaatgCATCTTTAATTCATCAGCACGGCTGTGGTTCATTTGATTTACTTCTGTTTCCCATTTTCAACAGATACAAGTAATTACAGTTTCGGACGATCCGTGAAAAAGTCATCTGCATAGCATTAAAAGTGTTGAAGGCGAGCTTAAATCCACAAAATGGCAAAGCACGAGGTGTAGAAATGACCTAACAGACATTTTTCATCGCAATCATTCCTCCCCGTCAGCTTCTTTCCCTGCGTGAGTTTGTTTTGGATCCAAACAAAGCCAATTGCAACGCGAGTCGTTTGCTGTTGTCTGAATCACGCGAAACTGACGAAAAATCACCAACGCTATATTATTTGTGCATCTTTCTTGGGTTACAAGTTGATTTAGATTCACGGCTAGCAAGGCGAAAAGAGAAACAGAATCACGTTTTGCACGCATCGAATTAAATTTGTTTGATATTTATTCTCTCTCGAACCAATATTTTCATGTAAATCGCTCGTAGTCTTTTTTACACAAGTCAAATCTCTGTTGACATAGCGACTAACTACAGACGCTTCTTTCCCAAGTAAGGACGAATCATTAgaaacacaaaataaaatacaagcGACTTATCTGCACGCGTCcgattaaaataaaaaattgttcCACAAAGGACAGCGGAATGTATATTATACATAAATATTCACGAAATCGAAATGTACTCCTTAAAATCTTTCAGGGTTTTTATTGGTGTCATCATCAGAAAAGATTATCTTAGAGTAACCATTCATCGAGACAGTAATCTGCTCAAATCGACCTCTAAATTCGACTACGCGGTGTTTATAACTAAAGTACCTTCTTTAAAAGTGTACTTACGTATATCAGCCCGGCAAAATATCGCTGTTTGAGATTGTGTAGCACGCTGGCTTCATTTAGATACGTCAAGTTCGCCATGTCCTCTGCTTTTTCGAATTTCGGTGGGTTCATTGACTCCGTGTCATTCTTGTTGACTTCCAGTGACTACCAAGAAAAAGCCAGTTTTAAATCATGATGAAGGAAATAGAAACCAAACAATTAACATATGTAACAAAACTGCCTGTCGCCGCCAGCGTTTGCTGTTGTCATCTGTGCAAGAGATTTCAGGGATCAGGCATAAATTTAGTGCGAAAAACTAGTGCGAAGTGTAGGCATACCTGACCGTCGTTTGTTTCCACGACATAAATGTCCCCTTTGGAGCTTTTCACTTCAGCTGCCTTGAAACATTCCTTCTTATCCTGAATCCATACCCATTTCTTGCTTTCAAACGACTTGCTCTCTTCGAGAAGTGCAAGTTTGTTAGAAATACGTAAAAACGCCACAGGATCTTCTAACTCCATACTTTCGACTACTCGATTCAAGAGAATCAAAGCTCGTTGCGAACTCGAGGCGTATTCCACAGAAACAGGCCGTACGAGAAAACAGACAGGCAGAGTCACTCGTCCGCACAACCTTGGCTCAGCTTGAGTGCGCCCGCAACAACCAGGACTCGCTCAAAGCTGTAATGATAGCTGGGTCACTGGattataaaatgtcaactgatgGACAACTCCCATCATTGAAGTGATGCTTTGGTATCCTGTTGGAAATACGTCAAAGGATAATGATTGGCGTTTGGGACAGTTGGCCCATTGTTTTTCAAGTGATCAATCAAGGCCATAGGTTTGCTTTGTGACGCCTGGATGACCTTTCTCTGCGCTTCATGTAGCAGAATTACAAATACCATAATGGCCTTTTTCAGATTGTCCCACTCCTAATTACACGCTCGACCAATCAATCAGCTCCGTTTTTTTGCGAATTTGCAACTTTTTAAGACCTTCCGTCTGACAGGGGACAGTTCAGGAAGTTTATCTATGGCTGGAATGTGCGCGACATTGACTGTCACGTTCGGCTAAACTCCAAACAAGTCTTTCTTGATAAAATAGCATTGAAATGTTGTCGCTGAATGGAGAGCTGTAATTCGGCGATAAAATGCTTGCGAGCGCAGTCGGCTGGAGTCTTGTACTCGTTGCCATCCAGCCCGTTCAGTAATCTTTGAACAGACACTTTCGAATTCTTGCTAGTGCGGTACTGTTGGCATGTGTTTCGCCGGTGTGTAAATTCACGTCGAAGTATTTAAGAATTTACATTGCCCGACAAAGCTTTGCATTGTGAGATGTTATTTGTACGTCAAATTCGTGCTGTAAGGTACATTTTGAAAGCCCTGCAAAGAACAGTTCTAAGTGCTAATATGTCACAGAAAAATGGATTCTGTGACCTGGTATAGAAAGACGTGTGGATGTCACAGACACCACCCAGGGGACTGGTCTCCAGCGACTTGTCAGTCGACCACTGAAAGCTGTTTCTAGCGATTACGTTCTCACTCTCTTGTCAAAATCTTTTCTTCAATGGAACATATTTTTCCAAATCTCTTACACTCGGAACGATTGTAACTAGTGAGAATGATGAATTCCTTCGGTAAATTATGACACAGTTGTTTCGTTCTTAGACTTTCCTGTACGGGGGTAGGAAAGTTGTGTCGGCTCCCTTGAACAGTCATTTATGGGCCATTTTGCGGTTGGTTAAGTCTCATTAATTACTTCAGCACCGAGATTAAAATCAAAGGCTAATCGTCTCTGACCGCAAAGTCGTAATGTCGTTATTTCTGGTCTGCCAGTTCTTTTCGGTGTTTCTCGTTCTGGCGAAACAGTTTTGCGAATCCCATCTTGTCAAACAAATTTGCAAGCAACGGAATGTTTCCGGCTTGTTTCTTGTGGAAATACAGAAGATGTTGTAACAACAACAGTATTTACCTCTGGATTAGTATATCTGTAAACTAACCGCACCGTTTGACGCGATCGAAGTCATGAAATATGAATGAACTTAAATCATAAAAGCTTTTTGAACAACAAACAGCTCATAAAGAACTGATTTGtcagttttgaaaatttacCCAGTCCAGCAAAACCGTGAGTTATTTGTAACGATAACAACAGAGTAAATCAGTGATATCATCGCATATGCAGAAATCGACATTGGACCCAGGTGATAAGGGTTCCTAAGTTCTTAGGGCTAAAAGCAGCCCTTCTGTTCAACATCCTAAGTGGATGGAACAATTTTAGCCCAAATCTGGCAATCCGTACCACAGGACAGTCCTTAATCTTGTTAATAGGGAGGTTAAATGTCTACAAAAACACTGAGGTTGTGATGAAGCCTTCAGCGTCGCCGCCGAAATGACACTTTGTGTCAAAACTCTCTGGAAAGGTCACCAGAAGTTAAGTGGCGTTATCTTATATCTGAGCGTACACTGGGAAGAAAATTTAGGGAAACGTACCGGAGAGAGGCAGTGTTTACCTTATATTTTTGACGCTTTAAATTCTTATCTGAATCAAGGCGAGCGTGATCTCCACCTAAACACAGACAATAAAGAGTCTTGTCCAGGAAAAGGCCTAACTGCGCAGAATGCTGATAAATCCTTAACGCGATGGCGTGCTTCAGTTGCGGTGGCTAAGACAAAGGTATTCGTGGCGGCTCTACCACTCTAAAAGCCCGACTTGTCTACGAGCTTGCAGCGTTCTCGAACACATTTTTCATGAAGGAAACTGGCATGTATTTGTCTTTATTCGCGGTTCATGTGGAACTGACCTGGAaggttacccccccccccctccccctcaatTCACGCATATAGTGTTGGGCCAGGAAAACTGCATATCTTCCATGCACTCTACTCACAAGGGGGACTCACGGTTTCTGTTCAAGGACACTGCGACGTAAAGGCTGTGGTCTCTTTTTTGCCCGAGAGATTTTCTATAGAATTTTGATCGTCTTCCCTTCTCTTATTTACTGGAAGCGCTCTTTCCTGGTGTGAAACTCAAAGCCCGTTTAGTGACATCAACTTCTTCAGATTCGACATGCCTCGCGCGGTTTATTTATCTCTTCAgttattaaataatatttcgAAAGGTTAGAGTACGTGCCGACTTTTCGGAAGCATGTAGTGCAGACTCTCGAGGAAAGTGTCCTGCAATAAAAGTTCCGGCACGACTGCACAAATAAGCAAGGACTAAATGTTGGAAACCCTCTCTTCCAGCcttccccggggggggggggggctttaggaatttctgggtggggatgtgcctcTGGttccctggaacccttagcctataccagagctagtttcagctggattttgctactctatactagagtaaactccccaaatcactcctatcctagagtagctgttttccagaaactgaggtctctagtacagtctaaagcaattcctggtttccttagtcttaataaaatcttcaaccaactggtcagtttcgtgaaaaatgataccctattctagacccaaacgctctgatttatataccctatgctagagtaaactgcttgaaaaccatacccttcacagcagcacatacctatatagcccatatatggcagtaaccccccccccccccgggtctTCTTGCAAGGTTTAAAAATGTTCAGGAGGCTGTATAGTACAGGCTAGAAAGTCTTGAGCGAACACTTACGAACTCTGCAAAATTCATAAGACGATTTGGCAATTTGGAGTTTTGTCCTAGCATTTCGTCGATGCGATCTATTTTTGTGTTAGTGCACTGTTAGTGCACTACACACTCTGTCACCGACCggggttgtaagagtgtaagagtgtaagtctgTGGTGGCAATAGGCCCACAGCGCGTGCgtaaatcacgaaaataaacacgtctgttggaagcgtgcttgagtttcaacaaataaggcccaaaatcggcaagaatttgtgacgctgatgaataataaagcagcttctatttccaaaaggATGGAATTACCATGGTAAttaataacctcgtctaggagagtgaatttttgactttgcagaaacaatagtCAACCTCAAGTGTTGgatgattgtgatctttgtgttgaattcgcacatttcttctCATAGTTTAtagcacttaaaagaaaaaaaacagtgattttggcacagatgtatcctttgtttcgcgagttgTTAATAGTAAACACGCAAGATAACTTGATTACACCTggcggccgctgaaatcgatgccactttacttgtgcagccaaaagtacaatagaaaaattgaacgtagcaaaaatctcccaaaatatgtttcgctgatggtaactttttatatgcGCGttacaaaatttatgttgttttcatgtcgcaaattttgttgctaaCTGCAAAacatttcattctcgatcgacacttcctaaaaacttccCTCTGCTCtccctaaaaactgtgtatcaatatttatttacttttgcatcaatatttgttttgcattaaagcaggctaacaaaatctgtaccttgctcaGTTCGCATtattgagcgttaaaatagaattttcggtcctttgtTTTCTGACGACAAATTTTGAGGTCTCCAATCCAGGTTCTAACACGCCGGACAAGATATGTCtaggattgaccctaattacATGCACGCGAACTTCAATAAGCGACACGAAGTATCCCCTTGCtgttctccccaacttcaacatcattcgtgtctcggaatacagacaattgacGTCACAAAATGTCCAGAAAttctgctctttaagtgaagactaacagctgcatttattcaaagctaaaaataacccTAACCTTTTCGCTTACCTTATTGCTGGAAATGACAGCAAATGGACACTTCGATGtttgggtgtgcatctaattagggtcaatcctggacataagtggccggacagggcttaactttagtaaacagctgtccatggctgctaattgaccgggtgaaatggtcgtgcgcatgcgtgatgtgttggccacaccgggttggtgtttgttagcgtgtgtcaccttgcttttattgttaaCTTTAGTGAACTTTCGtcgtggaaagctgtcagacgctcagagtacacgcttaaacttgcgGCCCACGGgtttcaaaatgttttgaagTAAGCGGCCGACTCCGAAAGAGTAGGCGGCTGTGATAATCGAGGGGCCGCTTACCCCCGAAACGTCGGGGGGTCTtagggcatgctcccccagaaaatatTGATATCTAGAAGCTCGGAAATGTCAT
The genomic region above belongs to Montipora capricornis isolate CH-2021 chromosome 8, ASM3666992v2, whole genome shotgun sequence and contains:
- the LOC138060508 gene encoding myosin heavy chain, striated muscle-like, giving the protein MELEDPVAFLRISNKLALLEESKSFESKKWVWIQDKKECFKAAEVKSSKGDIYVVETNDGQSLEVNKNDTESMNPPKFEKAEDMANLTYLNEASVLHNLKQRYFAGLIYTYSGLFCVAINLIAESPFTLKRLCLRTEENVAQKCLLTSSLSVTMHTTICYKIVKTSLC